The Ignavibacteria bacterium genomic sequence GCGGAAAGAGTGGGATTCGAACCCACGGTACGGTTGCCCGCACACACGCTTTCCAGGCGTGCCAGTTCAGCCACTCCTGCATCTTTCCGTAGTTGAAAGACCCAAATATATAAATATTTCGTGAAATTTAAAAGAAGCAGTCCGAAAATATTTTAAAATGCACGTTATTTTTGGTAAATTTATTAGTTAAAAAAAATGGAACAAATGGATCAAATATATTCAGGAATGGTATTACGGTCTGTCTTTGTAGTCATCTCAGCCCTCGTGGGGGCGGTTTCCACTTTCTCAATCAAAATAGACCATCATAAATTATGCGCTTTAATAAGCCTCTCAGCGGGAGCCTTATTCGGCGCAGCGGCGTTTTCCATACTGCCTGAGGCGTATGAGGCGCTTTCTGTACCGGAACTTCTCTTAGGATTAGCTTCGGGCTATTTAGTATTCTATCTTATAAGTAAGTATTACTTTCACGTCTGCCCGGCCTGCAGTGCAAGCCACTTTGACGAGCAGACAACAAAGCGGTTTTCGGAAATTGTGCTTCTGATGGTAACGGCACTGTCGTTCCACTCGCTCTTTGACGGCATTGCGCTTACCACAGGCGGCGAGCACATGCACTTCGAGAGCAACTCTATATTCCTTGCAATACTTGTGCACAAGTTTCCCGAGGGACTTGCTTTAGCCTCGCTAATGCTGGGAGCGGCATACAGCAAAAAGAAGATTATTACATATGTAACACTTGTTGAACTTACGACCGTGCTGGGAGCGGTAATAGGCATTTACCTGCTGCAGTCCATGATCTCCCCCATTGTATTCGGAATGATAATGGCGCACATCGGCGGCGGATTTATTTTCCTGGCGTTCCATGCCGTACTGGGAGAGATGCTGAAGAACCACACAAAGCTTGTAGTTAC encodes the following:
- a CDS encoding ZIP family metal transporter, producing MDQIYSGMVLRSVFVVISALVGAVSTFSIKIDHHKLCALISLSAGALFGAAAFSILPEAYEALSVPELLLGLASGYLVFYLISKYYFHVCPACSASHFDEQTTKRFSEIVLLMVTALSFHSLFDGIALTTGGEHMHFESNSIFLAILVHKFPEGLALASLMLGAAYSKKKIITYVTLVELTTVLGAVIGIYLLQSMISPIVFGMIMAHIGGGFIFLAFHAVLGEMLKNHTKLVVTSFLIGAVLILATKFIAGSI